Proteins found in one Triticum urartu cultivar G1812 chromosome 4, Tu2.1, whole genome shotgun sequence genomic segment:
- the LOC125551723 gene encoding ubiquitin carboxyl-terminal hydrolase 5-like, with product METTESEPAPELPAEEEMTLIRDITAASEAHAKEGDIFFLITNRWWQSWIDYVIQDLAGVPSNGSHHHEFGSNTPRRPGAIDNTNLLDDMASEVSDMQIELHDTLVEGRDYILLPQQVWEKLHGWYGGGPTLPRKAINTGLSQTDLAIEVYPLRLQLLLMPKGEQAVVRISKKVTVDELRKKACEVFDLVPDEVCIWDYYGRTKHALMDNLEKTLDDANIQMDQDILVEVATDANGSLDGACMSSIQEDYFGSASTYLMTDASKSGFSNENLASLCYGSRSYSSSLMQSQYLRSSSGDLDNVPGTVGVTTRGSPSGLTGLLNLGNTCFMNSAVQCLVHTPEFARYFREDYHCEINWHNPLGMVGELALAFGELLRKLWAPSRTPVSPRPFKTKLSRFAPQFSGYNQHDSQELLAFLLDGLHEDLNRVKHRPYLKSKDAEGRSDEEVADEYWANHIARNDSIIVDVCQGQYKSTLVCPVCGKVSVTFDPFMYLSLPLQFASTRSMTVVVFTCDGSAPPIPYTVSVPKQGRCRDLIQALSNACSLRNEERLLIAEIRNHRIHLILEDPVLQLSTIKDDDHLAVYRLPRLEKRASYVQFVHRREDLDLGNNSSSTSWKPYGVPLLAQISRNETVTGSDIHEMARKMLVPMFRNHVAQHSAVQSSLSTRTQSYHTDSSKFQLQLIDDSNTVIEQTDYVIRVPQSSVATVIFVNWSKLDLKKLNTNHHLPEVFKYAPPAKRTRGEPLSLYACLDAFLREEPLVPEEMWYCPRCKEQRQASKKLDLWRLPEVLVIHLKRFSFSRSTKHKLETFVNFPIHDLDLTNYIANKIPQRQTYELYAVSNHYGSMASGHYTAYIKLLDENRWYNFDDSHVSAINEEEVKSGAAYVLFYRRVREADGAASNGTQSCVKRSRRSSQR from the exons ATGGAGACTACTGAGTCGGAGCCGGCACCGGAGCTTCCCGCGGAGGAGGAGATGACGCTCATCCGAGATATCACCGCCGCCTCGGAGGCCCACGCCAAGGAGGGTGAcatcttcttcctcatcacaaaCAG GTGGTGGCAAAGTTGGATTGATTATGTTATTCAAGATTTGGCTGGTGTACCAAGTAATGGTTCTCATCATCATGAGTTTGGTTCAAATACTCCTAGAAGGCCAGGAGCTATTGACAATACAAATTTGTTGGATGACATGGCATCTGAAGTCTCCGACATGCAGATTGAGCTACATGATACCTTGGTTGAAGGCCGTGATTATATATTGCTCCCTCAGCAAGTCTGGGAAAAGCTGCATGGTTG GTATGGCGGAGGGCCAACACTACCAAGAAAGGCAATCAATACTGGCTTGTCTCAAACTGATCTAGCCATAGAAGTTTATCCTTTACGTCTGCAGTTACTTCTGATGCCGAAAGGAGAGCAAGCTGTAGTAAGGATAAGCAAGAAG GTTACAGTTGATGAGCTCCGTAAGAAGGCGTGTGAGGTTTTTGATCTGGTACCAGATGAG GTGTGCATTTGGGACTACTATGGTCGAACAAAGCATGCTTTGATGGATAACTTGGAGAAAACTCTTGATGATGCCAACATTCAAATGGATCAAGAT ATTCTCGTTGAAGTCGCCACTGATGCAAATGGTAGTTTGGATGGTGCGTGCATGAGTTCGATCCAAGAAGATTATTTTGGAAGCGCATCAACTTATTTGATGACAGATGCTTCGAAATCAGGATTCTCAAATGAGAATTTAGCATCACTCTGTTATGGTTCCAGAAGCTACAGCTCGAGTCTTATGCAAAGCCAGTACCTGCGCTCTTCCAGTGGTGACTTGGATAATGTTCCTGGTACTGTTGGTGTGACCACCAGGGGATCTCCGTCAGGTCTTACTGGGCTACTTAACTTGGGAAACACATGTTTCATGAACAGTGCTGTACAATGTCTTGTGCACACACCAGAGTTTGCTAGATATTTTCGTGAAGATTACCACTGTGAAATTAATTGGCACAATCCTCTGGGTATGGTG GGTGAACTTGCATTAGCTTTTGGAGAGCTACTGAGAAAACTTTGGGCTCCTAGCCGCACCCCAGTGTCTCCACGACCATTCAAAACAAAGTTGTCTCGGTTTGCACCTCAGTTCAGTGGATACAACCAACACGATTCACAG GAGCTGTTGGCATTCCTCCTGGATGGACTGCATGAAGACTTGAACCGTGTGAAACATAGACCTTACTTAAAATCCAAAGATGCTGAGGGACGATCAGATGAAGAGGTTGCTGATGAGTATTGGGCAAATCACATTGCCAGAAATGATTCTATCATTGTTGATGTATGCCAG GGGCAGTACAAGTCAACTTTGGTCTGTCCAGTATGTGGAAAGGTTTCAGTGACATTTGACCCATTCATGTATCTTTCCTTACCTCTACAATTTGCTTCAACGCGGAGCATGACTGTTGTGGTTTTCACTTGTGATGGGAGTGCTCCACCAATACCATACACTGTAAGTGTACCCAAGCAAGGTAGGTGCAGGGACCTTATCCAAGCACTCAGCAACGCATGCTCGCTTAGAAATGAAGAGAGACTTCTAATTGCCGAG ATACGTAATCATAGGATCCATCTTATTCTCGAGGATCCAGTGCTCCAGCTTTCTACAATTAAAGATGATGATCACCTGGCAGTTTATAGGCTTCCAAGATTGGAAAAAAGGGCAAGTTATGTTCAATTTGTGCATCGCCGTGAAGACTT GGACCTTGGAAACAATAGCAGCTCAACCTCTTGGAAGCCATATGGTGTTCCTCTTCTTGCACAAATATCTCGCAATGAAACTGTCACCGGTTCTGATATCCATGAGATGGCCCGTAAAATGCTTGTGCCCATGTTCAGAAATCATGTGGCACAACATTCGGCAGTTCAAAGTTCTCTTTCCACAAGAACACAAAGCTATCACACCGACAGCAGCAAATTTCAGCTACAGTTGATTGATGATAGCAACACAGTGATTGAGCAAACTGATTATGTTATCAGGGTTCCGCAGTCTTCGGTTGCAACTGTTATTTTTGTCAACTGGTCCAAGTTAGATCTTAAAAAGTTGAACACAAACCATCACCTTCCAGAGGTGTTTAAGTATGCTCCTCCCGCCAAGAGAACCCGTGGTGAACCTCTCTCACTCTATGCATGCTTGGATGCTTTCTTGAGAGAAGAACCACTTGTTCCTGAAGAAATGTG GTACTGTCCAAGGTGCAAGGAGCAAAGGCAAGCTAGTAAAAAGCTTGATTTATGGAGACTACCAGAAGTGTTAGTTATTCATTTGAAGAGATTTTCATTTAGTAGGTCAACTAAGCATAAGCTGGAAACTTTTGTTAATTTCCCAATACATGACTTGGATTTGACAAACTATATTGCTAACAAGATACCTCAGCGTCAAACTTATGAGCTGTATGCTGTTAGCAATCATTATGGCAGCATGGCGAGTGGGCATTATACTGCTTACATAAAG CTCTTGGATGAGAACAGGTGGTACAATTTTGATGATAGCCATGTTTCTGCCATCAATGAAGAAGAAGTGAAGTCAGGTGCAGCTTACGTGCTGTTCTACAGAAGAGTTAGAGAAGCAGATGGAGCAGCAAGCAATGGAACCCAGTCATGTGTGAAACGAAGCCGCAGATCTAGCCAAAGATAA